The Raphanus sativus cultivar WK10039 chromosome 2, ASM80110v3, whole genome shotgun sequence DNA segment AGATATTCGGGGTTCAATAAAATAGAGGTATAGGATACGAAATGGTGTAGATTATTTAATAATACGACATCAAAGCCCTAATCACGTGCCTTAATTGCTGGGCCTCCTTTAATCTccttaaataattattttaatgcTTCGTTTTTTACAGAGGAAACCCGCCTCCTCATCTGGCGGGTTGTTCCCCACAagcctttttttctttttgtttctcgATCTCTCAACTTACTCAGAATGAATATGTAAATAATCCCTAATTAGTTTTCGATTTAAACTTTTAGTTTTGGCTGGTTTAGAAATAATAATGACTATGCCAAATGCAGAAACGCCAAGAAATTACCGGGGACTTGACCGTTTTCTCTTTGACCCAAAAGGCGTAGCTAGTATTTGTTCTTTTTATAATTCTCACTTGCCCATCCTAATCTATTACCCTCTCAAACTTTAATATTAccctataatttatatttcataatttaAGGGTGACTCTTGTGAGGCGTTCTTATATAACCAAACTACTCTTTTATAGTGTTGAGATAGCATGCAAGCAGGATCAGAAGGTAacctatatttttctttgacaCTTTCTCACTATAAAGTTCAAATCGGAGTTAGTATGACTAAACAGTTTAGACCTCTTTTTATTATGAAACTCAAACAGTTTAGACctaaattattgtttttattataaatatatgatatgtTGTATAAAATCTACCCCTGGACAAATAAGTAGTTtggatgtatatttaattagGCATGTGCACGGATCAGATATctgggtttttgaaggtatttgtgatttgttttgaatgttacggatatctaattttccgatttgtTTTACTTCgcaaaaatacggatattcgaaaaacggatattcggaaaataaatagatatttgtgGATATTCccggatacttacggatatctcatttttttattaatacaaataattttaaaattttgatacgaatttgttttgtaaaatatttttttttgcatgatataaaagaaaaaaaattaaaagaaataatgaatctacatattttataaatttttaaacttagttaacaattataataacaaaatacttttatataagtaatactGTGAATAGAAtatgtcaaatcatatgttagaataataattatataattttatacatttaaaattttaaatataatcaaaatatacatgtatttatatattgacggatcggatcggtttattcgcttcccaaaattttaatatttgcgATTTActtcgattttaacggatattgaattttagtatttgctttacttccaaagcttacggatatccggaattttGGATCAAATAGCAAcagataacgaatcgaatcaaatttaacggataaaatgcgcAGCCAATTTTAATGTATTATAATAACAGAAACAAGAGAACCCGAATATGAAATACTATTTAACCAAGTGGTTTTGgtttaatagtaaaaaaattCTGGCTGGAGTTTTCGTTTTGAATAATCCATGGATGTTATTAATGGCAAGATAATCCGGATTTTTACGGTAAATAAAAACCGTAGGCGAGTTGAAAAAGTTAAGAAAACCCGACCCGAGGAGCAAAATCCGGTTGGGTGGGTTGAAAAAGGAATGGAGCACGAGAGAAGAAAGGGTCACAATGCATGCAAGACAAGTGGAAACAGTagtggtttagtttggtttggaaTTAAGGGGCACTTTGGTAACTAAAGTAGCACCTCCCTGGTCTTTTGCGACCTTGTTCTAGACAAATTTTCTCACCCGCAGTGCTATTGTAATAGTCACCTCTAAAACAAAGCGATCAAATAGAAAGTATTAAATATAATCTCTTAAAAATCAAAGTCTATGAATTTACGTAAATAATATCTCTAATCTAGAAAAAAGTTATGATAAAAATTTGGTTAGTTACTTTAGCAAAACTAGATACGATCTGAAGCAAATAGAAACAGTGTTTCCAATAGATAACCAGATTAACTCTTAATTAAGAGAACACtatatagtaaatatatatttgcagtttaagaaaaattattgACAAAGTAACATTTTTTTCCTGCCGACCAAAGAAAAAGTTTTTCGTTGGTTATATGGTAAAATATGTATTCCGTGTGAAATGTACTAGCGTACAATGAAAGTATAAACCAACCCTAGGCATAAATGACAGTCAAAGTTTTAATTGTAAAAATCAATGATGCCCAAACAAAATTTATGTAACTGTTTATAACAAAACGAATTAACCATATCATAAGTCATAAGTGAGGAGAgtttttcacatttttaataatcggacaaaaaaatatacaaacgAACAAAAAGTTAAAGCTAAAATTGATAGGTAGTATCTCACTCTAAAATCTCCTCCGGTATTACGCCGGGCGACACAGAAGAAACCGCTCTACCCTTTTTTAACTCTCTCTCCTTTCTCTCTAGCTACATGCACATTCTCTCTCTACTGCaaaatgtattattaatttgattaaagaaaataattttctttctcttcctttcTTTATAAGTATACGTCTGAAACGTTCCTTAAAGAGCTTCTGCTTCccatcttcttttcttctcttcatttAAAACCTCAGACAAGTGTTTACATGCATTTGCTCTCTTGATCTCATCTCTTCAAAAAGACATGCAATAGATATATAGATCTTCTGATAAGAAAACACAACCTCGTGATTATCGTTAGTACCAAAGTTTTTTCATAGTCtttctccccccccccccccccccccatcaAGCTAGTGTAACGCTTGATCTCAAGTTagtattttaaagttaaaaaaaaaaactttatttactGGGTTTCTTCTTAAATCTTCTTTGTCCTTTTCTGCAGAATCACATTAGAAATTTGTAGGCGTGTTccattctctttctttctctctctcttttttttctcactttggttgttatataaaaaagaagaaagcaaaAGTTGATGGCTCCGATGACGAACTGGTTAACGTTTTCACTGTCACCAATGGACATGTTGAGGTCATCTGATCAGTCTCAGTTCGTACCCTATGACGCTTCTTCCGCCGCCTCCTCCTCTCCTTATCTCCTCGATAACTTCTATggtatatataacaaaataaagatTACTCATGTTTTTGTTGTGTAGGTGCAAACCCTAGTTCTgatgtgtttgatttttttaattattaggTTGGACAAATCAAAAGCCTCAAGAGTTTTTCAAAGATGAAGCTCAGATAGCAGCTTCGATGGCGGATTCAACGATCCTTACAACGTTTGTTGACCCACAGACTCATTCTCACAATCACATCCCAAAGCTCGAAGACTTCCTCGGTGACGTGCGTTACTCCGACAACAGTCAAACCGAGACACAAGACTCTTCTTCCCTCACTCACATCTACGATCCACGTCACCAACACAACCAGAACCAAACCGGGTTTTACTCAGACCATAGCCACGAGTTCAAAACCATGGCCGGTTATCAAACCGCCTTCTCAACAAACTCCGGTTCGGAGGTTGAAGACTCGGCTTCCATCGGGAGGACTCATCTGGCGGGAGAGTATTTGGGACACGTGGTGGAATCTTCCGGTGGCCCGGAGCTTGGTTTTCGCGGTGGAGCTAACACCGGAGGAGCTTTGTCGCTTGGTGTTAACGTTAACAATAACACTAATCACAGGACTAGTGATGATCATAATCAGATCGCTGAGCATCATTACCGAGGTAATACCAATGGTGAGAGACTAAATAACAGTAGCCAAGAGAAGACGATTTCTGAGAAGGAGAAGCCTGTTGTGGCTGTGGAGACATCAGATTGTTCTAACAAGAAGATCGCTGATACGTTTGGACAAAGGACTTCCATCTACAGAGGAGTTACAAGGTTAATTTCTAAGTTTGAAAAGAACCAAAGTACTTGTGTTGTTGATTAAGATATTGCTTAGTCATTAGTCAAAGGACATGTTTGTGATTAGGGAAAAAAAGTGATTACAATACTAGTCAAAGGACATTTATTAAGGTTTATAACTTTATGATGCTTATTAAATGAAGTAGTAATGACATTCTTGATTGATGCAGACATAGATGGACGGGAAGATATGAAGCTCATCTATGGGATAATAGCTGTAGGAGAGAAGGTCAGGCCAGGAAAGGTCGTCAAGGtatatttttctctttcaaTATATCTATTTGATTTCGTCACTACATACAATCTTTCTTGACATCAAGAATTGCAATCCGTGATTATAAAATGCCATTTAGGCCTCCCTTCTtgtgaatcattttttttttgtcaaccaagTCTTGATAAGTTGATAATAATAGCAACTCTTGTTaagtatttatttctttttaaaaaaaattgttattcaaTGTGGTCTAAGTGGGATTTAAGAAGAGTGAACTATAggacaagattttttttttgacacaaTGGGACAAGAGTTTTGTCAAAGAAATTGAATGCAAGATTCAAAAGAAGCTTTACctttatctttattttattgatCTGTCTATATCTTTATATGATGATTGATATACTTTGGGTTATGAAGGGAAACCAAAGTTTTTTTTAGCTTAGCAATACTTTTGAGTCAGTACTAAGgggaaaaaagaaagagacgaatataatatatttgttgttgttgattttTTCATGTATTTAGCAGAAGGGGGCCGTCATTTTGTTCCTCTGTCTTTTTTACATTTCAAAATTCTTTCATTTCATACTAAAGCCTAAAGGTACATAAGATGGGTCCCCATGGCATTGCCTATATGATGCAACCTCTGTTTCTCTAATTGACATGTTTGTGGACCCACTTTGACCCTATTTTCCCACATTTCTCTTCACCTACATGCATTGTGTTAAAGCATATGTGACTTGATGTTATGTAGGCAGGTGATGTGAGACCATTAGACTGTTTCTTCAGTTTTAGCTTCTCAGGGGTGGAAGTGAGGAGTACTTGGCTTTAATTAGAggttgatttgatttatatctAGAATGATGTTATTTACAGTGAAGAAAGATcaacaatttcaaaataaattgaaatttcACGAGTGCATGAGTGTAGGGTTCTACTGTCCATAAGGTGTCAGACTGATTTATGGGTAGTGTTCACATCAACAAAGCAAAATCTGAATATTCCCAGTggcttttgctttttttttttcttttgctttggTCTACCAGTACCACCACCACAGAAGTGGGGGATCTAGGGTTTAACCACATccaaaaattttcattttttctcatttttgcTTTCTGGGTATTAGACTGGTATCAATCAATAACCATAACAAAGTCTTAAACATGCTTGGTTGATAACTAATTTGCCACTATCTTCTTGCATTACAGAACAAGTGTGTTGAATGTGCtagaatatttttggttatattTGTTACATCTCCTTTAAGCATTTTGATCATTTCTTTGGCTAAGTTTACTTATTTCTTTTGCCTATTTGCATGTACCTCTGGATATTGGCTTTTGCTTAAATCAACAGTATACTTGGGTAAGAAAAAAACTCTCAAACCAGTCAGTTCTGACAATAAAACCATAAACAATAATGTACACGTCTTTAATATGATTGTTTTGTGAATGATCCAGGTGGATATGACAAAGAAGATAAGGCAGCTCGAGCTTACGACTTAGCGGCTCTCAAGTACTGGAATGCTACTGCAACCACCAATTTCCCTGTAAGTATCCAATGATTTAGCTTTTATATAGTCTTGGTCACTCTTCACTAATCCGTTTCCAATGAATTTAGATTACAAATTACTCAAAAGAACTCGAGGAAATGAAGCACATGACCAAACAGGAGTTCATTGCTTCCCTGAGGAGGTAAAGATCCATAAAAAACAAagaccatttaaaaaaaatttcaaatggtttatatttatatttttcgaTATGATTTACAGGAAGAGTAGTGGATTCTCTAGAGGAGCTTCGATATACAGAGGTGTGACAAGGCATCATCAACAAGGACGTTGGCAAGCAAGGATAGGCCGTGTTGCCGGCAACAAAGATCTTTACCTAGGAACCTTTGGTAAGTATAGATCAGTAAAACTTTGGTCTGgaagataaattaataaaaaattatcaagATGTGGttagttaatgttttatttggTGGTTGTTAGCAACGGAAGAGGAAGCAGCTGAGGCATACGACATAGCAGCGATCAAATTCAGGGGAATAAACGCTGTAACTAACTTTGAGATGAACCGTTATGACGTTGAAGCCATCATGAAGAGTGCACTTCCCATTGGTGGTGCAGCAAAACGTCTAAAGCTCTCTTTAGAAGCTGCTGCTTCATCAGAGCAGAAACAAGTCCTCGGTCAGCATCATCAACTCCATCACTtccagcagcaacaacaacaacagcaccAGCAACAGCAGCAGCTTAACCACAGTAGCATTAACTTCG contains these protein-coding regions:
- the LOC108822211 gene encoding AP2-like ethylene-responsive transcription factor AIL6; translated protein: MAPMTNWLTFSLSPMDMLRSSDQSQFVPYDASSAASSSPYLLDNFYGWTNQKPQEFFKDEAQIAASMADSTILTTFVDPQTHSHNHIPKLEDFLGDVRYSDNSQTETQDSSSLTHIYDPRHQHNQNQTGFYSDHSHEFKTMAGYQTAFSTNSGSEVEDSASIGRTHLAGEYLGHVVESSGGPELGFRGGANTGGALSLGVNVNNNTNHRTSDDHNQIAEHHYRGNTNGERLNNSSQEKTISEKEKPVVAVETSDCSNKKIADTFGQRTSIYRGVTRHRWTGRYEAHLWDNSCRREGQARKGRQVYLGGYDKEDKAARAYDLAALKYWNATATTNFPITNYSKELEEMKHMTKQEFIASLRRKSSGFSRGASIYRGVTRHHQQGRWQARIGRVAGNKDLYLGTFATEEEAAEAYDIAAIKFRGINAVTNFEMNRYDVEAIMKSALPIGGAAKRLKLSLEAAASSEQKQVLGQHHQLHHFQQQQQQQHQQQQQLNHSSINFALCPNSAVQSQMIPCGIPFEAAALYHHQQQQQQQQQQQNFFQHFPVNAASDSTGSNNNSNVQGSMGLMAPNQAEFFLWPNQSY